A DNA window from Thermodesulfatator atlanticus DSM 21156 contains the following coding sequences:
- the pabB gene encoding aminodeoxychorismate synthase component I — translation MFFSRLEQALAQGFWLAGFFAYEFGFFLNPKLKKLCPEKTNFPLALLGVFKEPEILRAGPAAFYESPLPGFKNLRLSLNKKDYEAKIIRIKDYIASGDTYQVNFTLKYLFETEADPLAIYLALRKKQKVAFGGLLKAPGLSVISLSPELFFRVGQGKIYAKPMKGTAPRGATLAEDQEIAKFLSSDPKNQAENVMIVDLLRNDLGQVCNPGSVWVPRLFEVEKYETVHQMTSTVAGELKTTALGKILKALFPCGSVTGAPKIRTMEIIAELENAPRGVYTGAFGFISPEKEMTFNVAIRTLFLREGKGEFGIGSGIVWDSDPEKEFEECLLKAKFLTDPAIEFSLIETMKFTPGEGIRLLPFHLERLARASAYFDFPFDRSSCERFISENLAGLAFPAKIRLLLSQDGSLGLEVYELKEIKTPVVAGLAQRDFDPPKQFVYHKTTYRSWFLPWQERVRKEGLFDVIFYDEDGRLLEGTISNIFLEIDGRLYTPPAKLGLLPGVLRESLLRSQKAKERELTIYDLNRAAKIYLGNAVRGLLPVKKIVEV, via the coding sequence TTGTTTTTTTCCCGTCTTGAGCAGGCCTTGGCCCAAGGCTTTTGGCTTGCTGGTTTTTTTGCTTACGAATTTGGCTTCTTTTTAAATCCAAAATTAAAAAAACTTTGCCCTGAAAAAACCAATTTTCCCCTGGCTTTGTTAGGTGTTTTTAAAGAGCCTGAGATTTTGAGAGCTGGGCCGGCTGCTTTTTATGAGAGTCCTTTACCAGGTTTCAAAAATCTGAGGCTAAGCTTAAACAAGAAAGATTATGAGGCCAAAATAATCCGTATCAAAGACTATATCGCTTCAGGAGATACTTATCAGGTAAACTTTACGCTCAAATATCTCTTTGAGACTGAAGCAGACCCTCTCGCTATCTATCTTGCTTTGCGCAAAAAGCAAAAGGTCGCCTTTGGGGGGCTTTTAAAGGCCCCTGGTCTTTCGGTCATAAGTCTTTCGCCTGAGCTTTTTTTTCGCGTAGGGCAAGGGAAAATTTATGCCAAGCCCATGAAAGGTACTGCCCCCAGAGGGGCAACTCTTGCTGAGGACCAAGAAATTGCAAAATTCCTTTCGAGTGATCCCAAAAACCAGGCCGAAAACGTCATGATTGTTGATCTTTTGCGCAATGACCTTGGACAAGTTTGTAATCCCGGAAGTGTGTGGGTGCCACGGCTTTTTGAGGTTGAAAAATATGAAACCGTCCACCAAATGACCTCAACCGTCGCAGGAGAATTGAAGACAACTGCTCTTGGAAAAATTTTAAAGGCTCTTTTTCCGTGTGGTTCGGTAACCGGGGCGCCTAAAATCCGTACCATGGAAATCATTGCTGAACTTGAGAATGCGCCACGAGGGGTATATACCGGGGCCTTTGGTTTTATTTCACCAGAAAAAGAAATGACTTTTAATGTGGCTATCAGGACCCTTTTTTTGCGCGAAGGCAAGGGCGAGTTTGGCATAGGCTCAGGAATCGTCTGGGATAGTGACCCCGAAAAAGAGTTTGAAGAGTGCCTTCTTAAGGCCAAGTTTTTGACTGACCCTGCCATTGAATTTTCACTGATTGAAACCATGAAGTTTACCCCTGGCGAGGGAATAAGGCTTTTGCCCTTTCATCTTGAAAGGCTTGCCAGGGCTTCTGCTTATTTCGATTTTCCTTTTGATCGGTCTTCTTGCGAAAGGTTTATCTCGGAAAATTTAGCTGGTTTAGCTTTTCCCGCTAAGATAAGGCTTCTTTTGTCTCAGGATGGTTCTCTTGGTCTTGAGGTTTACGAATTAAAAGAAATCAAAACACCTGTGGTTGCTGGCCTTGCTCAGAGAGATTTTGATCCCCCGAAACAATTTGTCTATCACAAAACTACTTATCGTTCCTGGTTTCTTCCCTGGCAGGAGCGTGTCCGCAAAGAAGGCCTTTTTGACGTGATCTTTTATGATGAAGACGGCCGTTTGCTTGAGGGCACCATTAGTAACATCTTCCTTGAAATCGACGGCAGGCTTTATACGCCCCCGGCAAAACTCGGGCTTCTTCCAGGAGTTTTAAGGGAAAGCCTTTTGCGTTCGCAAAAGGCCAAGGAGCGTGAGCTCACCATTTATGATTTAAACCGTGCGGCAAAAATTTACCTGGGAAAC